One genomic window of Clostridium taeniosporum includes the following:
- the lysS gene encoding lysine--tRNA ligase, with protein sequence MSTEEMNMSELESQYNEQEALRRTKLAELQEAGKDPFDVYKVERTHTSEEVKSNYEELEGKNVTVAGRIMSKRGQGKVVFSDIHDRDGKIQLFIKIDLVGEENLKSYKTYDLGDWVVATGEVFKTRTGEVSVKVSSFELICKSLKPLPEKWHGLKDPDLRYRQREVDIITNPEVKETFMKRSKIISGIREFLDNRGFLEVETPILAPIAGGAAAKPFITHHNTLDIDMYLRIATELYLKRLVVAGFEKVYEIGRNFRNEGMSVRHNPEFTAIELYEAYSDYNDMMEITENMVAYVCEKVNGTTKVMYEGTEIDFTPPWRRVTMVDVVKEHAGVDFNEVKTHEEAQAIAKEKHLEFAKPLNTVTKGEVLNVLYEEFGEQHMIQPTFVIDYPVEVSPLTKKKRGNEEFTERFEGFVFGRELCNAYSELNDPIVQRQRFEQQAKERELGDDEAYMLDEQFMSALETGMPPTGGLGIGVDRLIMFLTDSSSIRDVILFPTMKPQK encoded by the coding sequence ATGTCAACTGAGGAAATGAATATGAGTGAATTAGAATCTCAGTATAATGAACAAGAAGCATTAAGAAGAACTAAATTAGCAGAATTACAAGAAGCTGGTAAGGATCCTTTTGATGTTTATAAAGTAGAAAGAACTCATACATCAGAAGAAGTTAAATCTAATTACGAAGAATTAGAAGGAAAAAATGTAACAGTTGCAGGAAGAATAATGTCAAAGAGAGGACAAGGAAAAGTTGTTTTCTCAGATATACATGATAGAGATGGAAAAATTCAATTATTCATAAAAATTGATCTTGTGGGAGAAGAGAATTTAAAATCTTACAAAACTTATGATCTTGGAGATTGGGTTGTAGCAACAGGAGAAGTGTTCAAAACAAGAACTGGAGAAGTATCTGTTAAAGTATCTAGCTTTGAATTAATATGTAAATCTTTAAAACCATTACCGGAAAAATGGCATGGATTAAAAGATCCAGATTTAAGATATAGACAAAGAGAAGTAGATATAATAACTAATCCAGAAGTAAAAGAAACTTTCATGAAGAGAAGTAAGATTATTTCAGGAATTAGAGAATTCTTAGATAATAGAGGATTCTTAGAAGTTGAAACTCCTATACTTGCACCAATTGCAGGTGGAGCAGCTGCTAAACCATTTATAACTCATCATAATACTTTAGATATAGATATGTACTTAAGAATAGCTACTGAATTATATTTAAAGAGATTAGTTGTGGCTGGTTTTGAAAAAGTTTATGAAATAGGAAGAAACTTTAGAAATGAAGGAATGTCAGTTAGACATAATCCAGAATTTACTGCTATTGAATTATACGAAGCTTATTCAGATTATAATGACATGATGGAAATTACTGAAAATATGGTTGCATATGTTTGTGAAAAAGTAAATGGAACAACTAAAGTTATGTATGAAGGAACAGAAATAGACTTTACTCCACCATGGAGAAGAGTAACTATGGTTGACGTTGTAAAAGAACATGCAGGAGTAGATTTTAATGAAGTTAAAACTCATGAAGAAGCACAAGCAATAGCTAAAGAAAAACATTTAGAATTTGCTAAACCATTAAATACAGTTACAAAAGGTGAAGTATTAAATGTTTTATATGAAGAATTTGGTGAACAACATATGATACAACCTACTTTTGTTATAGATTATCCAGTAGAAGTATCACCTCTTACTAAGAAAAAGAGAGGAAATGAAGAATTTACTGAAAGATTTGAAGGATTTGTATTTGGTAGAGAATTATGTAATGCATATTCTGAATTAAATGATCCTATAGTTCAAAGACAAAGATTTGAACAACAAGCTAAGGAAAGAGAACTTGGTGATGACGAAGCTTATATGTTAGATGAGCAATTCATGAGTGCATTAGAGACAGGTATGCCTCCAACAGGTGGATTAGGAATAGGTGTAGATAGACTTATAATGTTCTTAACAGATTCATCATC
- the greA gene encoding transcription elongation factor GreA, translating into MSEPKQYVMTYEGVKKLESELEYLKTVKRKEITEKIKVALGYGDLSENSEYDEAKNDQAFTEGKILQLENKLKNAVVVDESEIPKDIVSVGSKVKVKDYDFDEEVEYSIVGSAEADPMNFKISNESPVGNALVGKKIGDIVEVIIPDGVSKFEILDIKRG; encoded by the coding sequence ATGAGTGAACCAAAACAATACGTAATGACTTACGAAGGTGTTAAGAAATTAGAAAGTGAATTGGAATATTTAAAAACTGTAAAAAGAAAAGAAATAACTGAAAAGATAAAAGTTGCTTTGGGTTATGGGGATTTAAGCGAAAATTCAGAATATGATGAAGCTAAAAACGACCAAGCATTTACAGAAGGAAAAATATTACAATTAGAAAATAAGCTTAAGAATGCAGTTGTAGTTGATGAATCAGAAATTCCAAAAGATATAGTTTCAGTTGGATCAAAAGTTAAAGTTAAAGATTATGATTTTGATGAAGAAGTTGAATATTCAATTGTAGGTTCAGCAGAAGCAGATCCTATGAATTTTAAAATATCAAATGAATCACCAGTTGGAAATGCTTTGGTAGGAAAGAAAATTGGTGATATAGTAGAGGTTATAATTCCAGATGGAGTAAGTAAGTTCGAAATTTTAGATATAAAAAGAGGCTAA